In Vibrio neptunius, the following are encoded in one genomic region:
- the modC gene encoding molybdenum ABC transporter ATP-binding protein ModC, with protein MSDIRIQFKQTLGEQKFDIDVSVPEKGITAIFGRSGAGKTSLIDVIAGLRTPDEGEITVSGKPLYSSQSKINVSAHKRRVGYVFQESRLFPHYRVKGNLLYGVRELDQKHFDKVIKLLALEPLLKRYPIQLSGGEKQRVAIGRALLSKPEILLMDEPLASLDIPRKREVLPFLEQLASEIETPIIYVSHSLNEVVRLANHIVVIDDGKVVTSGSLEDVWSSRAMRPWQSFSGQSSLFEATVVHHNTNYALSKVKLADNVCIWVQRLEIAPEAKVRLQVRASDVSIALDKPEKSSIRNILQAKIAQIQSHSQGTNRQSVSVKLELSANCYLWATITAWAKDELELQEGMEVYAQIKGVSVTQRDVVLSH; from the coding sequence ATGAGTGATATTCGAATTCAGTTCAAGCAAACATTAGGCGAGCAGAAGTTTGACATCGATGTGTCGGTGCCAGAAAAAGGCATTACCGCTATTTTTGGTCGCTCCGGAGCAGGTAAAACTTCACTTATCGACGTGATTGCAGGCTTGAGAACACCTGATGAAGGTGAGATTACTGTTTCAGGCAAACCTCTTTATAGCTCGCAATCAAAAATAAACGTTTCTGCCCATAAACGCCGCGTAGGTTACGTTTTTCAGGAATCGAGGTTATTCCCGCACTATCGGGTCAAAGGTAATCTTTTGTATGGTGTGCGTGAATTGGATCAAAAGCATTTTGACAAGGTAATCAAATTACTGGCGCTAGAACCTCTTCTTAAACGATACCCGATACAGCTCTCTGGGGGAGAGAAACAACGCGTAGCAATCGGTCGAGCACTACTTTCCAAACCAGAAATACTTTTGATGGATGAGCCACTGGCATCGCTAGATATTCCACGCAAGCGCGAAGTATTGCCATTTTTAGAGCAGCTTGCCAGTGAGATTGAAACTCCCATCATTTATGTTTCGCATAGCCTCAATGAGGTCGTGCGCTTGGCAAACCACATTGTTGTTATCGATGATGGCAAAGTGGTAACTTCAGGTAGCCTAGAAGATGTTTGGTCATCTAGAGCTATGAGGCCATGGCAATCCTTCTCGGGCCAAAGCTCGTTGTTTGAAGCGACGGTTGTTCACCACAACACAAACTATGCACTGTCTAAAGTGAAATTGGCGGATAATGTGTGTATTTGGGTGCAGCGTTTAGAAATTGCGCCAGAAGCGAAAGTGAGACTACAGGTGAGAGCGAGTGACGTGTCGATCGCCTTGGATAAGCCTGAAAAAAGTTCAATTCGGAATATTCTCCAAGCGAAGATTGCTCAAATCCAAAGCCATTCTCAAGGCACAAATCGGCAGAGCGTATCAGTTAAATTAGAACTCAGCGCAAACTGCTATTTATGGGCGACGATCACCGCTTGGGCTAAGGACGAGCTAGAACTCCAAGAAGGGATGGAAGTCTATGCACAAATCAAAGGGGTAAGTGTAACCCAAAGAGATGTGGTATTGAGCCATTAA
- the modB gene encoding molybdate ABC transporter permease subunit gives MLSDYEYQALLLSLKVAFYTICWLIPIGIGFGWLLAKKQFVGKSWLDSLIHLPLVLPPVVIGYLLLISMGRQGFIGQWLYEYFGLVFSFNWKGAVLACVIVALPLMVRSIRLSLENVDPKLEQAAATLGASPLKIFFTITIPLTIPGIITGTMLSFARSLGEFGATISFVSNIPGETQTIPLAMFTFIETPGAELETMRLCIISIVIALASLLGSEVLTRHCAKRLGTQR, from the coding sequence TTGCTTTCTGATTACGAATATCAGGCGCTACTGCTTAGCCTGAAAGTTGCGTTTTATACTATCTGTTGGCTGATTCCTATCGGGATCGGATTTGGTTGGCTGCTGGCTAAAAAGCAGTTTGTCGGTAAAAGCTGGCTCGACAGCTTAATTCACCTTCCTTTGGTACTTCCTCCTGTCGTTATTGGTTATTTACTCCTCATTTCAATGGGACGCCAAGGCTTTATTGGCCAATGGTTATATGAATATTTCGGATTGGTCTTCTCTTTTAACTGGAAAGGGGCTGTACTTGCGTGCGTGATCGTTGCTCTACCTTTGATGGTTCGCTCAATTCGCCTCAGCTTAGAGAATGTGGATCCTAAACTTGAGCAAGCAGCCGCGACCCTTGGTGCCTCTCCGCTTAAAATATTCTTTACCATCACAATACCGCTGACAATTCCAGGAATCATCACAGGGACGATGCTTTCATTCGCACGTAGCCTTGGTGAGTTCGGAGCAACAATCAGCTTTGTGTCGAATATTCCAGGTGAAACGCAGACCATTCCTTTAGCTATGTTCACCTTCATTGAAACTCCGGGCGCAGAGCTTGAAACGATGCGTTTATGCATTATATCCATTGTCATTGCCTTAGCCTCATTACTTGGTTCAGAAGTCCTGACTCGTCATTGTGCGAAGAGATTGGGGACACAGCGATGA
- a CDS encoding cobyric acid synthase, translating to MQSALKALMIQGTTSDAGKSVLVAALCRVLARKGVKVAPFKPQNMALNSAVTLDGGEIGRAQAVQASAANVETTVHMNPVLLKPNSDTGAQVILQGKALSNMEAVGYQNYKQIALPTVLESFSILQEQFESVMIEGAGSPAEINLRENDIANMGFAEEADVPVIIIADIDRGGVFAHLVGTLDLLTKSEQERVVGFVINRFRGDISLLQSGLDWLEERTGKPVLGVLPYLHGFDLEAEDAINNQQHTGESAKLNVVVPVLTRISNHTDFDVLRQNPDINFRYVGKGEKLDKADLIILPGTKSVRADLDYLRSQGWDKDIARHLRLGGKVMGICGGYQMLGRHISDPLGVESVAGESQGLDYLSVSTELTKEKALTNVSGVLELNNQTAPVKGYEIHVGRTLGNGNSPVSLESGPSDGAISDCNQIFGTYLHGILDTPQALALICRWAGAESIASIDHQQNQENAINRIADAVEQHMKLDLIWPELYT from the coding sequence ATGCAATCAGCATTAAAAGCCTTAATGATTCAGGGTACAACGTCCGATGCCGGTAAGAGCGTATTAGTGGCAGCGTTATGCCGTGTATTGGCAAGAAAAGGGGTAAAGGTGGCGCCTTTTAAGCCGCAAAATATGGCGCTCAACAGTGCGGTCACATTAGATGGCGGTGAAATTGGTCGTGCTCAAGCAGTACAAGCCAGTGCCGCGAATGTTGAAACTACGGTACATATGAATCCAGTCCTACTTAAACCCAATTCGGATACTGGGGCTCAGGTAATCCTGCAAGGCAAAGCTCTCAGTAACATGGAAGCGGTGGGATATCAAAACTACAAGCAAATCGCTTTACCTACCGTACTTGAGTCTTTTTCAATACTCCAAGAGCAATTTGAATCTGTCATGATCGAGGGAGCCGGTAGTCCAGCGGAAATTAACTTACGCGAGAATGACATTGCCAATATGGGATTTGCTGAAGAGGCTGATGTACCCGTTATTATAATCGCTGATATAGACCGAGGAGGTGTGTTTGCTCATCTAGTCGGTACACTGGACCTTTTGACCAAATCAGAGCAAGAGCGAGTCGTGGGATTTGTTATCAACCGGTTCCGCGGTGATATTTCACTACTTCAATCGGGGTTGGATTGGCTTGAAGAAAGAACAGGTAAACCAGTTTTGGGGGTGTTGCCTTATCTTCACGGATTTGACCTTGAAGCAGAGGATGCCATCAATAATCAACAACATACTGGTGAGTCAGCCAAGCTAAACGTCGTTGTCCCCGTACTCACCCGAATCAGCAATCACACCGATTTTGATGTGCTAAGGCAAAATCCAGACATTAACTTTCGCTATGTAGGTAAAGGTGAAAAGCTTGATAAAGCAGATTTGATAATTCTACCAGGCACCAAATCTGTGAGAGCCGATCTCGACTATTTACGTAGCCAAGGTTGGGATAAAGATATCGCCCGACATTTAAGATTAGGTGGGAAGGTGATGGGAATTTGTGGCGGGTACCAGATGTTAGGACGTCATATTAGCGATCCTTTAGGCGTAGAAAGCGTTGCTGGTGAATCACAAGGCCTCGATTATTTATCGGTTTCCACAGAGTTAACCAAAGAAAAAGCACTGACAAACGTATCCGGAGTGTTGGAGTTGAATAATCAAACTGCACCAGTGAAAGGGTATGAAATTCATGTCGGTAGAACATTAGGGAATGGCAACTCTCCAGTCTCCTTAGAATCCGGTCCATCAGATGGTGCTATCAGTGACTGTAATCAAATCTTTGGGACTTATTTACATGGTATTTTGGATACCCCACAAGCGTTAGCATTGATTTGTCGTTGGGCGGGGGCGGAAAGCATTGCTTCTATCGACCATCAACAGAATCAAGAAAATGCAATCAACCGAATAGCCGATGCTGTCGAACAACACATGAAGCTAGACTTAATCTGGCCGGAACTTTATACCTGA
- the modA gene encoding molybdate ABC transporter substrate-binding protein encodes MKFFTQRLFCTFLTLIFSATVHASVNVYAASSMTNVIKTLAEKYQAETGVKVTPVFAGSSSLARQILSGAPADLYISANTKWTDYLVQQGVINSDAVTKIAHNQLVVISPKTDAAPLELESREQWSKRLSGQRLAIGQTNAVPAGMYAKEALESLGLWSGLNEQLAPVNNVRVALTLVERGETPLGIVYKTDALVSDKVKVIGTFPASSHTAITYPMAKLNDKQTTKDFAAFIESAQAQSVFKQNGFN; translated from the coding sequence ATGAAATTTTTTACTCAGCGACTCTTTTGCACCTTTTTGACTCTCATTTTCTCTGCGACAGTTCATGCCTCAGTTAACGTTTATGCTGCGTCTTCTATGACCAATGTGATTAAAACGTTAGCTGAAAAATACCAAGCAGAAACAGGCGTAAAGGTAACGCCTGTATTCGCGGGTTCTTCTTCCCTTGCTCGGCAAATATTGAGTGGAGCACCTGCTGATCTCTATATATCAGCCAATACTAAATGGACTGATTATCTAGTTCAGCAAGGTGTGATTAATAGTGACGCCGTCACAAAAATTGCTCATAATCAGTTAGTCGTGATCTCACCTAAGACCGATGCAGCACCACTGGAGTTAGAGAGCCGAGAACAATGGTCAAAGCGCTTATCAGGTCAAAGACTAGCGATTGGTCAAACCAATGCCGTTCCTGCAGGAATGTATGCCAAAGAAGCCCTTGAGTCGCTTGGCTTGTGGAGTGGCTTGAATGAGCAACTCGCCCCCGTAAACAATGTAAGAGTCGCCCTTACTTTAGTTGAACGTGGCGAAACGCCACTTGGGATTGTTTATAAGACGGACGCGCTAGTGAGTGATAAAGTAAAAGTCATTGGTACGTTTCCGGCTTCGAGCCACACGGCTATTACGTACCCTATGGCAAAGCTGAACGACAAGCAAACCACCAAGGACTTTGCTGCCTTTATAGAAAGCGCCCAAGCTCAGTCAGTGTTTAAACAAAACGGATTTAACTAG
- a CDS encoding DUF3069 domain-containing protein: MSDENQTEQPKVDLSTVSAELRQVIEFDEVPEAMHLMVTSIHEVSEEAVREAWDELPKSAQNVLDSFEQFHALISVSQAFAGLNVMEEFPTLNLPKDMTDEQKEEYRAELLDQVLHNCVKDMVKQIKKARRDPVLKRDFTDVFVK, encoded by the coding sequence ATGTCTGACGAAAATCAAACAGAACAACCCAAAGTAGATCTTTCTACGGTTTCAGCAGAACTTCGCCAAGTGATCGAATTCGACGAAGTGCCTGAGGCAATGCACTTAATGGTGACATCAATTCATGAAGTGTCTGAAGAAGCGGTTCGTGAAGCTTGGGATGAGTTACCAAAAAGTGCTCAAAATGTTCTCGATAGCTTTGAGCAGTTTCATGCTCTGATCTCGGTGAGTCAGGCGTTCGCAGGCCTTAATGTTATGGAAGAGTTCCCTACCCTTAACCTGCCTAAAGACATGACCGATGAACAGAAAGAAGAATACCGTGCGGAGCTGCTAGACCAAGTTCTTCACAACTGTGTCAAAGATATGGTGAAGCAGATTAAGAAAGCGCGTCGCGACCCCGTCCTTAAACGTGACTTCACTGACGTATTCGTCAAATAA